CCGATATGCTTCGGGGAGCTGTAAGTAAGCTTTGATCCGAAGATTTCCGAATGGGGAAACCCACCATACGTAATGGTATGGTATCCTTATCTGAATACATAGGGTAAGGAAGACAGACCCAGGGAACTGAAACATCTAAGTACCTGGAGGAAGAGAAAGCAAATGCGATTTCCTGAGTAGCGGCGAGCGAAACGGAACATAGCCCAAACCAAGAGGCTTGCCTCTTGGGGTTGTAGGACATTCTATACGGAGTTACAAAGGAACGAGGTAGACGAAGCGACCTGGAAAGGTCCGTCGTAGAGGGTAACAACCCCGTAGTCGAAACTTCGTTCTCTCTTGAATGTATCCTGAGTACGGCGGAACACGTGAAATTCCGTCGGAATCTGGGAGGACCATCTCCCAAGGCTAAATACTCCCTAGTGATCGATAGTGAACCAGTACCGTGAGGGGAAAGGTGAAAAGCACCCCGGAAGGGGAGTGAAAGAGATCCTGAAACCGTGTGCCTACAAATAGTCAGAGCCCGTTAACGGGTGATGGCGTGCCTTTTGTAGAATGAACCGGCGAGTTACGATCCCGTGCGAGGTTAAGCTGAAGAGGCGGAGCCGCAGCGAAAGCGAGTCTGAATAGGGCGTTTAGTACGTGGTCGTAGACCCGAAACCAGGTGATCTACCCATGTCCAGGGTGAAGTTCAGGTAACACTGAATGGAGGCCCGAACCCACGCACGTTGAAAAGTGCGGGGATGAGGTGTGGGTAGCGGAGAAATTCCAATCGAACCTGGAGATAGCTGGTTCTCCCCGAAATAGCTTTAGGGCTAGCCTTAAGTGTAAGAGTCTTGGAGGTAGAGCACTGATTGGACTAGGGGTCCTCATCGGATTACCGAATTCAGTCAAACTCCGAATGCCAATGACTTATCCTTAGGAGTCAGACTGCGAGTGATAAGATCCGTAGTCAAAAGGGAAACAGCCCAGACCGCCAGCTAAGGTCCCAAAGTGTGTATTAAGTGGAAAAGGATGTGGAGTTGCTTAGACAACTAGGATGTTGGCTTAGAAGCAGCCACCATTTAAAGAGTGCGTAATAGCTCACTAGTCGAGTGACTCTGCGCCGAAAATGTACCGGGGCTAAATACACCACCGAAGCTGCGGATTGATACCAATGGTATCAGTGGTAGGGGAGCGTTCTAAGGACAGTGAAGTCAGACCGGAAGGACTGGTGGAGTGCTTAGAAGTGAGAATGCCGGTATGAGTAGCGAAAGACGGGTGAGAATCCCGTCCACCGAATGCCTAAGGTTTCCTGAGGAAGGCTCGTCCGCTCAGGGTTAGTCAGGACCTAAGCCGAGGCCGACAGGCGTAGGCGATGGACAACAGGTTGATATTCCTGTACCACCTCTTTATCGTTTGAGCAATGGAGGGACGCAGAAGGATAGAAGAAGCGTGCGATTGGTTGTGCACGTCCAAGCAGTTAGGCTGATAAGTAGGCAAATCCGCTTATCGTGAAGGCTGAGCTGTGATGGGGAAGCTCCTTATGGAGCGAAGTCTTTGATTCCCCGCTGCCAAGAAAAGCTTCTAGCGAGATAAAAGGTGCCTGTACCGCAAACCGACACAGGTAGGCGAGGAGAGAATCCTAAGGTGTGCGAGAGAACTCTGGTTAAGGAACTCGGCAAAATGACCCCGTAACTTCGGGAGAAGGGGTGCTTTCTTAACGGAAAGCCGCAGTGAATAGGCCCAAGCGACTGTTTAGCAAAAACACAGCTCTCTGCGAAGCCGTAAGGCGAAGTATAGGGGGTGACACCTGCCCGGTGCTGGAAGGTTAAGGAGAGGGGTTAGCGTAAGCGAAGCTCTGAACTGAAGCCCCAGTAAACGGCGGCCGTAACTATAACGGTCCTAAGGTAGCGAAATTCCTTGTCGGGTAAGTTCCGACCCGCACGAAAGGTGTAACGATTTGGGCACTGTCTCAACCAGAGACTCGGTGAAATTATAGTACCTGTGAAGATGCAGGTTACCCGCGACAGGACGGAAAGACCCCGTGGAGCTTTACTGTAGCCTGATATTGAATTTTGGTACAGTTTGTACAGGATAGGCGGGAGCCTTTGAAACCGGAGCGCTAGCTTCGGTGGAGGCGCTGGTGGGATACCGCCCTGACTGTATTGAAATTCTAACCTACGGGTCTTATCGACCCGGGAGACAGTGTCAGGTGGGCAGTTTGACTGGGGCGGTCGCCTCCTAAAGTGTAACGGAGGCGCCCAAAGGTTCCCTCAGAATGGTTGGAAATCATTCGTAGAGTGCAAAGGCATAAGGGAGCTTGACTGCGAGACCTACAAGTCGAGCAGGGACGAAAGTCGGGCTTAGTGATCCGGTGGTTCCGCATGGAAGGGCCATCGCTCAACGGATAAAAGCTACCCCGGGGATAACAGGCTTATCTCCCCCAAGAGTCCACATCGACGGGGAGGTTTGGCACCTCGATGTCGGCTCATCGCATCCTGGGGCTGTAGTCGGTCCCAAGGGTTGGGCTGTTCGCCCATTAAAGCGGTACGCGAGCTGGGTTCAGAACGTCGTGAGACAGTTCGGTCCCTATCCGTCGTGGGCGTAGGAAATTTGAGAGGAGCTGTCCTTAGTACGAGAGGACCGGGATGGACGCACCGCTGGTGTACCAGTTGTTCTGCCAAGGGCATAGCTGGGTAGCTATGTGCGGAAGGGATAAGTGCTGAAAGCATCTAAGCATGAAGCCCCCCTCAAGATGAGATTTCCCATAGCGTAAGCTAGTAAGATCCCTGAAAGATGATCAGGTTGATAGGTTCGAGGTGGAAGCATGGTGACATGTGGAGCTGACGAATACTAATAGATCGAGGACTTAACCATATAATATGAAGCAATGTTATCTAGTTTTGAAAGAATATAAAAAACTTGTTGACTTTCAAAGTTAAATAAGTTAAAATGATTCTTGTCTTAAATGAATACAGTCTGGTAATGATGGCAGAGAGGCCACACCCGTTCCCATACCGAACACGGAAGTTAAGCTCTCTAGCGCCGATGGTAGTTGGGACCTTGTCCCTGTGAGAGTAGGACGTTGCCAGGCAAAATGGAGGATTAGCTCAGCTGGGAGAGCACCTGCCTTACAAGCAGGGGGTCGGCGGTTCGATCCCGTCATCCTCCACCATATATGTCGGAGGGGTAGCGAAGTGGCTAAACGCGGCGGACTGTAAATCCGCTCCTTCGGGTTCGGCAGTTCGAATCTGCCCCCCTCCACCATTCTTAATTAATGGGCTATAGCCAAGCGGTAAGGCAACGGACTTTGACTCCGTCATGCGCTGGTTCGAATCCAGCTAGCCCAGCCATTAAGAGCCATTAGCTCAGTTGGTAGAGCATCTGACTTTTAATCAGAGGGTCGAAGGTTCGAGTCCTTCATGGCTCACCATTTTAACAAAATATGCGGGTGTGGCGGAATTGGCAGACGCACTAGACTTAGGATCTAGCGCCTTTGGCGTGGGGGTTCGACTCCCTTCACCCGCACTTTTAATAAAATAACTCATACATGTCTTGCGGAAGTAGTTCAGTGGTAGAATACAACCTTGCCAAGGTTGGGGTCGCGGGTTCGAATCCCGTCTTCCGCTCCAATTTTCAATATGACATGCCGGGGTGGCGGAACAGGCAGACGCACAGGACTTAAAATCCTGCGGTGGGTGACCACCGTGCGGGTTCGACCCCCGCCCTCGGCACCATATGCGCCCGTAGCTCAATTGGATAGAGCGTTTGACTACGGATCAAGAGGTTAGGGGTTCGACTCCTCTCGGGCGCGCTTTTATTAACGGGAAGTGGCTCAGCTTGGTAGAGCACCTGGTTTGGGACCAGGGGGTCGCAGGTTCAAATCCTGTCTTCCCGATATTACCAAAAACATGGGGCCTTAGCTCAGCTGGGAGAGCGCCTGCCTTGCACGCAGGAGGTCAGCGGTTCGATCCCGCTAGGCTCCACTTTATTTATTATATGTCTCGGATGTATACCCAAGTTCGGCTGAAGGGATCGGTCTTGAAAACCGACAGGCGGTGAGAATCGCGCGGGGGTTCGAATCCCTCTACCTCCTCCATTTTCTTTTTAAGTGGTTTAGACATAAATAATAAAATATTTCTTTTTCCTTCATGGAGGTATACCCAAGTTCGGCTGAAGGGATCGGTCTTGAAAACCGACAGGCGGTGAGAATCGCGCGGGGGTTCGAATCCCTCTACCTCCTCCATTTTCTTTTTAAGTGGTTTAGACATAAATAATAAAATATTTCTTTTTCCTTCATGGAGGTATACCCAAGCTCGGCTGAAGGGATCGGTCTTGAAAACCGACAGGCGGCGAGAGTCGCGCGAGGGTTCGAATCCCTCTACCTCCTCCATTTTTTAAATTTTATATTGTCGCGGGGTGGAGCAGCACGGTAGCTCGTCGGGCTCATAACCCGAAGGTCGCAGGTTCAAATCCTGTCCCCGCAACCAAAATGGTCCCGTGGTGTAGTGGTTAACATGCCTGCCTGTCACGCAGGAGATCGCCGGTTCGACCCCGGTCGGGACCGCCATTTATGTTGGCTCGGTAGCTCAGTCGGTAGAGCAGAGGACTGAAAATCCTCGTGTCGGCGGTTCGATTCCGTCCCGAGCCACCATTTTTTTATGCCGGCTTAGCTCAATTGGTAGAGCAACTGACTTGTAATCAGTAGGTTGGGGGTTCAAGTCCTCTAGCCGGCATCCTTTAGGGGCATAGTTTAAAGGTAGAACTGAGGTCTCCAAAACCTCCAGTGTGGGTTCGATTCCTACTGCCCCTGTAAAGTATATGGGCCTATAGCTCAGCTGGTTAGAGCGCACGCCTGATAAGCGTGAGGTCGATGGTTCGAGTCCATTTAGACCCACCATATATTATTCCGCAGTAGCTCAGTGGTAGAGCTATCGGCTGTTAACCGATCGGTCGTAGGTTCGAGTCCTACCTGCGGAGCCATGGCCCGTTGGTCAAGTGGTTAAGACACCGCCCTTTCACGGCGGTAACACGGGTTCGAATCCCGTACGGGTCATAAAAAAAAGAGTCAGCAATGTGCTGACTCTTTTTTATTGTGCGTGAATCCTCCTTTATCAACTGATTTTCTTGAAATAAATAAATAAATAAAGGGATTTAGGAAAAGCTATGGTATGTATAAAAAGGAGGAGACAAAATGACACGAGTGAGAGACGTTATGAGTACTCATATTGTACAGTGTACACCGCTAGATAATGTATATGAGGCTGCTGTAAAGATGAAAGAAGAATCAATTGGATTGATTCCGGTTGTTGAAAATGAGCAAGTTGTTGGGCTTGTTACGGACCGAGATTTAGTTGTTCGAGGAATTGCTGAGAAACATCCTGGATCTAATAAAATTACAAATGTAATGACAACAAACATTATTTCAGTTGCTCCAGATGATTCTCTTGAAAAAGCTACAGAGTTAATGGCCCAGCATCAAATTAGACGATTACCAGTCGTTGAGAGTGATCAACTTGTTGGGATGTTAGCGCTAGGTGATTTAGCTATAAGAGAATCAGCAGATGATCAAGCTGGATTTGCTTTAAGTGAAATCTCGGAGCATACGGAATAAAGCAAGACTTTAATTAGTGGGATAAGTTACGTATAAAAATCAGATGCATTATACTAGTATATAGAATTAAGCTAATATGTTAGCATGATGTATCTGAGACATTATATAATAAGTATACAGTTAGTAATTTCGACAGTTTATTTAAATTTGTCATTCCTAATTTTAAATAAGAGAAAAAATGATATACTGATAGATATAAGTATTATGTTAGATTTCGAATATAACAATATTTATTATTAATGATGTAATGATGGATTAATATCTCCTATGTAGACAAAAGGGAAGGGGAATTATATGAAGGCTGTACAGCGCGATCCAAATTGGAATTTGGTTACAGATACATATATAGAGCCAAATAATTTCGCTGAATTATTTTCTTTGCTTGTACCTTGTCACCCAAAAGGTGAAGGGAAAGAACGAACTATATTAGTGTGGAAAGAAAAAGAATTTTATAAAGAAGAAAATTTAGCGGCATTTATCGTATATGGAATGAATAAAGCAAAGAATTTACCGCAGTTTCATAAAGATGAAATTCCAACTTTAGTACGTATTCTTCGCTTATGCCAAGAGATTGGTTGGTATGAAGAAGCAAATACTTTTATGGTAAATCAAGGACTAGCTGAGTTTGTTCACACTTCATTGGAATATGAAACGTGGGATCTTTTGACGCAGGCGGTTGCTTTAAACTATTTAATTATTAAATATCGTATTGGTGAATTAACTGATGGGGATGTAGAAATTTGGGATAGAGTTAAATTTAATGAGAAATGTATAACAGACTGTAAGCATTTATTATCCCATAAAGAAGTATTAGAATTTACATTCTTTTATATGTGTAAGAGAGCTAAGTCACTATCAAAAGAGCAATTAAATAGTGACATGATGAGTCTAGCGATGTATTGTAACACTTTTGTGTATGACTTATATACATATGATTTATTACGGAAGTATCGTAAGTGTACAGATTTTCTATCATATTATGGACCTAGTCAAGCGGTGTTAGCTTGCCAAAGAGCTGTACTTTCTCAAATTTCAGATCGATTAGACCCACTCAAGACTACTCATGTAGATGATTATTTATATGTAATGAAAGATATGATGGAGCATATGACGATAGGAATAATGGATCGATATGATCATTTTATCGGAAAGTTATTATCATATGTGCCATT
This genomic window from Bacillus anthracis str. Vollum contains:
- a CDS encoding CBS domain-containing protein, whose amino-acid sequence is MTRVRDVMSTHIVQCTPLDNVYEAAVKMKEESIGLIPVVENEQVVGLVTDRDLVVRGIAEKHPGSNKITNVMTTNIISVAPDDSLEKATELMAQHQIRRLPVVESDQLVGMLALGDLAIRESADDQAGFALSEISEHTE
- a CDS encoding DUF3965 domain-containing protein, translating into MKAVQRDPNWNLVTDTYIEPNNFAELFSLLVPCHPKGEGKERTILVWKEKEFYKEENLAAFIVYGMNKAKNLPQFHKDEIPTLVRILRLCQEIGWYEEANTFMVNQGLAEFVHTSLEYETWDLLTQAVALNYLIIKYRIGELTDGDVEIWDRVKFNEKCITDCKHLLSHKEVLEFTFFYMCKRAKSLSKEQLNSDMMSLAMYCNTFVYDLYTYDLLRKYRKCTDFLSYYGPSQAVLACQRAVLSQISDRLDPLKTTHVDDYLYVMKDMMEHMTIGIMDRYDHFIGKLLSYVPFFEMIQVPQHAYYCEELLYICKGIAYKEEILRNYLFIQLHDCLPSFFKLFLKNKRYATIHDILFYWCDDEQRMSLERKYNLSFIYEKYACG